A window of the Candidatus Brocadiaceae bacterium genome harbors these coding sequences:
- the tsaE gene encoding tRNA (adenosine(37)-N6)-threonylcarbamoyltransferase complex ATPase subunit type 1 TsaE, producing the protein MKGKNDEAFFLKGRKFTLRSSCEDETITIGERVGMLLEPGNVIALIGELGAGKTTMVKGIVQGLGIQDRRQVKSPTFSLVYEYNGRMPIYHFDAYRLKDAAEMFQIGSDEMVFGHGVSIVEWADNVRECLPEEYLQITLTALSRTERSIEVCIRGKCYDKIAALAGDP; encoded by the coding sequence ATGAAGGGCAAAAACGATGAGGCATTTTTCCTGAAAGGGAGAAAATTTACTTTAAGGAGTTCCTGCGAGGACGAAACAATAACTATAGGGGAACGGGTGGGAATGTTATTAGAGCCGGGAAATGTTATTGCCCTGATAGGCGAATTAGGAGCAGGGAAGACTACCATGGTAAAAGGCATTGTTCAGGGGCTTGGCATACAGGACAGAAGGCAGGTAAAAAGCCCCACATTTTCTCTGGTATATGAATATAACGGACGCATGCCGATTTATCATTTCGATGCTTACAGATTGAAGGATGCGGCGGAGATGTTTCAGATTGGCAGCGATGAAATGGTTTTCGGGCATGGAGTGTCCATTGTGGAGTGGGCGGACAACGTGCGGGAGTGTCTTCCCGAAGAATATCTGCAAATAACCTTAACGGCTCTTTCTCGAACGGAGAGAAGCATAGAGGTATGTATCCGTGGCAAATGTTACGATAAAATAGCCGCGCTTGCAGGAGACCCGTAG
- a CDS encoding GGDEF domain-containing protein, protein MTIDEILEIIANSPSIPTLPDVATKVLSLSSKEDISTHEVAELISTDASISAKILKTANSALYGFPFRIRTILQAVSRIGLNATQNLVLSSSFLSMQSGDTTSAFNHKKFLEKSLAASSAAKLIMEVIPIVDSEEIFLAALLQDIGELLLANTFPKQYAQVIKSLSQKKNNLIALEQQFIGVDHTLVGYEVAKNWCFPNVFLASIKYHHHPERYDGESENIKFIIHIVHLSGLIANIIHSEDPLEFHKKFCEKSKALLKINDETILKILKQVDTEIEQFANSFDVKIEKPRPIEDILLEANAALGRINITYEQMNKELDEKNKELDKLVNIDAMTGVYNYRFLQTFLEKEVKRALRKKEVVSLIFLDIDYFKGVNDTYGHQVGDVILKEICTLVKKHLRDYEILARYGGEEFAIVLTEITKEAAKTLAERIRAKIEEYTFLINDRKFNVTASFGVAEIKPDLDNYEKDDLIRFADKALLESKNKGRNRVTVYTTKRVDDAEGDR, encoded by the coding sequence ATGACAATTGATGAGATTTTAGAAATAATAGCGAATTCACCTTCAATTCCTACGTTGCCGGATGTTGCCACAAAAGTGCTTTCCCTTTCTTCAAAAGAAGATATAAGCACTCATGAAGTTGCAGAGCTGATCTCAACAGATGCTTCTATTTCAGCCAAAATCCTGAAAACCGCAAATTCCGCATTATATGGTTTTCCCTTTAGAATTCGTACAATCCTACAAGCTGTGTCGAGAATAGGGTTAAACGCAACTCAAAATCTTGTTCTTTCCTCTTCCTTTCTTTCAATGCAGTCCGGTGATACAACGAGCGCATTCAATCATAAAAAATTTCTGGAAAAGTCTCTTGCCGCTTCCAGTGCGGCAAAACTTATCATGGAAGTAATACCTATCGTTGATTCGGAAGAGATTTTTCTTGCCGCGCTTTTACAAGATATCGGCGAGCTGCTTCTTGCGAACACTTTTCCAAAACAATATGCACAGGTGATAAAAAGTCTCTCTCAAAAGAAAAATAATCTTATTGCTCTGGAACAACAATTCATTGGGGTTGACCATACTCTTGTAGGGTATGAAGTAGCAAAAAACTGGTGTTTTCCCAACGTATTCCTGGCCTCGATAAAGTATCATCATCATCCCGAAAGATATGATGGTGAAAGCGAGAACATTAAATTCATTATCCATATTGTTCATTTGTCAGGACTTATTGCAAATATTATCCATTCTGAAGACCCCCTCGAATTTCACAAGAAATTCTGTGAAAAATCCAAAGCATTACTAAAAATAAACGACGAAACTATTTTAAAAATCCTGAAACAAGTAGATACTGAAATAGAACAATTTGCAAATTCCTTTGATGTTAAAATTGAGAAACCCAGACCTATTGAGGACATATTGCTTGAAGCCAACGCCGCCCTTGGCAGAATAAACATAACATATGAACAAATGAATAAGGAACTGGACGAAAAAAATAAAGAACTTGATAAGCTTGTCAACATTGATGCGATGACCGGTGTATATAATTATCGTTTTTTACAAACCTTCCTTGAAAAAGAGGTGAAAAGAGCTCTCCGGAAAAAAGAAGTTGTCAGTTTGATTTTTCTCGATATTGATTATTTCAAAGGTGTTAATGACACATACGGACATCAGGTTGGAGATGTAATTCTTAAAGAAATATGCACCCTTGTAAAGAAACATCTTCGTGATTATGAAATACTTGCCCGGTATGGTGGTGAGGAATTTGCAATTGTTCTCACTGAAATAACAAAAGAGGCGGCGAAGACTCTTGCAGAAAGGATACGCGCAAAAATTGAAGAATATACCTTCCTTATCAATGACAGGAAATTCAACGTTACCGCAAGTTTTGGCGTAGCAGAAATAAAACCAGACCTGGATAATTACGAAAAAGATGATCTGATACGTTTTGCAGATAAGGCTTTGTTAGAGTCAAAAAACAAAGGAAGAAACAGGGTGACTGTGTATACGACGAAAAGGGTTGATGATGCAGAAGGAGATAGATAG
- a CDS encoding aldolase catalytic domain-containing protein produces MVFFPGVMKMYREKIKVLDCSVRDGGLINNYHFTDDFVKAIYRAACDSGVDIMEIGKKLCEGDEYTREKYGKWNFCDEDDIKRVVESCECENPPLLAVMYDVGRVDVSSMLPADQSVIGMVRTACYVADIDKGLDLVKRTKDLGYQTTINIMASSAAIETDLIQALQQVNEVLEVDYLYLVDSYGAFYSEQVTGYLKLYKEHAPGKELGFHAHNNQQLAFSNTQQAIIDGVNLLDATINGIGRGAGNCNLELLLNFLKNPKFDVKPVYKAIQEHLVPLRKEMEWGFNDIYGISGHLNQHPRAAMKHRANAEIRDNCYDFLLESTED; encoded by the coding sequence ATGGTATTTTTTCCGGGAGTAATGAAGATGTATCGAGAAAAGATTAAGGTTTTGGATTGTAGCGTAAGGGATGGCGGCCTGATCAATAATTATCACTTTACGGATGATTTTGTGAAAGCGATATATCGTGCTGCTTGTGATTCCGGTGTTGACATCATGGAGATCGGCAAAAAGCTTTGTGAGGGGGATGAATATACACGGGAAAAATACGGCAAATGGAATTTTTGCGATGAAGACGATATCAAACGGGTAGTAGAGTCCTGTGAGTGTGAAAATCCACCGCTTCTGGCTGTAATGTACGATGTGGGAAGAGTAGATGTTTCCTCAATGCTTCCCGCGGACCAGAGTGTTATCGGGATGGTCCGCACCGCCTGTTACGTTGCTGATATTGATAAGGGACTGGACCTGGTAAAACGCACCAAGGACCTTGGCTATCAAACCACTATCAACATTATGGCCTCTTCCGCAGCAATAGAAACCGACCTGATACAAGCCCTGCAACAGGTTAACGAAGTCCTTGAAGTGGATTACCTTTATCTGGTGGATAGCTACGGGGCATTCTATTCGGAACAAGTTACCGGGTACCTGAAACTTTATAAGGAACATGCCCCCGGCAAGGAATTGGGGTTTCATGCGCACAACAACCAGCAACTGGCCTTTTCAAATACGCAGCAGGCCATTATTGATGGCGTTAATCTGCTTGATGCGACGATAAATGGTATTGGACGCGGGGCCGGCAACTGTAATCTTGAGCTTTTGCTTAATTTTCTGAAGAATCCAAAGTTTGATGTTAAGCCGGTATACAAGGCAATACAGGAACATCTTGTGCCACTGCGCAAGGAGATGGAGTGGGGATTTAATGATATCTACGGAATCAGTGGCCATCTGAATCAACATCCGAGGGCTGCAATGAAACATCGGGCCAATGCTGAAATACGGGACAACTGTTACGATTTTTTGCTGGAATCAACGGAGGACTAA
- a CDS encoding ribonuclease H-like domain-containing protein codes for MKLASFDIEIAKDLPGNFDTWEYFAPLGITCAAVALSDRDEVKYWSGFPQLSMDQCVELVHDLQSLVNEGYSLLAWNGTGFDFHVLAQESKLYRECGALALNHIDMMLLVTFEKGWYLSLQKALTGAGLEGKLKSVTLSDGVEIPDMDGSKAPRLWAAGEQKAVLEYLRQDVVQPLRLAEDIQRTGSIRWTSNNGKPQFARVERLRTVLECFEIPEPDVSWMTNPPTREQFVSWIPNYKALIQDKRPPSND; via the coding sequence ATGAAATTGGCGTCATTTGATATAGAGATTGCAAAGGATTTACCCGGGAATTTTGATACATGGGAATATTTTGCGCCGCTTGGGATTACCTGCGCGGCTGTCGCGCTGAGTGATAGAGACGAGGTCAAATACTGGTCCGGTTTTCCGCAACTTAGTATGGATCAGTGCGTTGAACTTGTTCACGATCTTCAATCCTTGGTGAACGAAGGGTATTCACTTCTGGCGTGGAATGGAACCGGATTTGATTTTCATGTGCTGGCTCAGGAGTCAAAACTGTATCGGGAGTGTGGCGCGCTTGCCCTCAATCACATCGATATGATGCTTTTGGTGACATTTGAAAAAGGATGGTATCTCTCGTTGCAAAAGGCATTGACCGGCGCAGGACTGGAAGGCAAACTGAAGTCTGTCACTCTGTCTGACGGCGTTGAAATACCGGATATGGATGGTTCAAAAGCCCCCCGTCTGTGGGCTGCCGGCGAACAGAAGGCCGTCCTTGAATATCTCAGACAGGATGTGGTTCAGCCTCTAAGACTTGCGGAGGATATCCAGCGTACCGGTTCAATTCGGTGGACGAGTAATAATGGCAAACCTCAGTTTGCCAGAGTGGAACGCTTGCGAACAGTTTTAGAGTGTTTTGAAATTCCGGAGCCGGATGTTTCCTGGATGACAAACCCTCCGACTCGGGAACAGTTTGTCTCATGGATACCCAACTACAAGGCTCTGATCCAGGACAAAAGACCGCCATCAAACGATTGA
- a CDS encoding cytochrome c, protein MKKITILISLVSILNILNLMHAPFVCADDNPFVTKQQTPSEDKHGTVILPIRHFTREMEHTVTQILEGILEGNFEYIKQEADHISKSTKKVIQTFFPQDNWYLKEKDLGSQERAELKKIFNSYVNLIERQAISLKEAADSQDVYKTLSAFVGMVKSTCIDCHTRYRE, encoded by the coding sequence ATGAAAAAGATAACAATACTCATAAGTCTTGTAAGCATACTCAATATCTTAAATTTGATGCATGCTCCTTTTGTTTGTGCAGACGACAACCCATTTGTAACAAAACAACAGACACCAAGCGAAGATAAACATGGAACAGTTATCTTGCCTATCAGACATTTTACGAGAGAAATGGAACATACTGTAACCCAAATTCTTGAAGGCATTCTGGAAGGTAATTTTGAATACATAAAACAAGAGGCGGACCATATTTCAAAGAGTACCAAAAAAGTCATTCAGACATTTTTCCCTCAAGATAACTGGTATTTAAAGGAAAAAGATTTAGGGAGTCAGGAAAGGGCCGAATTAAAAAAAATTTTTAACAGTTATGTAAATCTGATAGAAAGACAAGCTATTTCTTTGAAGGAAGCTGCCGATTCTCAGGATGTTTACAAGACCTTAAGTGCATTTGTTGGAATGGTAAAAAGTACCTGCATAGATTGCCATACAAGATATCGTGAGTAG
- a CDS encoding SprT-like domain-containing protein: MINTFTMNDVINRVKTAWIRQLKEDWKVANYHYFKDSMRPPNLELSSAKGSLGRWKGGHYRCLSVSILLIRTYAWEYVQEVLYHEMAHQYVEETLGIKDDMPHGEAFRRVCLEHCIDPTATGDITTWVEKRKKRFSVRSENNTILDKVHKLLALAQSANEYEAQTAMAKAHELLLKHNLSLLDAQTKRNYIHRQIGEVGRRNPVKSILSSIISKFFFVETIWTFGYDQQKDQRGRILEIYGTPENVEMAKYVYDYLQNISEFLWREYKGQKNIRGNIHRRSFIYGLLEGFYHKLDYRVAENRSKKLIWKGDPRLKEFYRQRNPRLTRSSSRYSRSCQDAYNSGMSRGKNLVIRKGIHDKDNAEIRCLQ; the protein is encoded by the coding sequence ATGATAAATACGTTTACCATGAATGATGTGATCAATAGAGTAAAAACCGCCTGGATCAGGCAATTGAAAGAGGATTGGAAAGTCGCTAATTATCATTACTTCAAAGACTCCATGCGTCCTCCGAATCTTGAGCTTTCTTCCGCCAAAGGGAGTTTAGGCAGATGGAAGGGTGGTCATTACCGTTGTCTCTCCGTCAGCATTCTATTAATCAGGACCTATGCCTGGGAATATGTACAGGAAGTCTTGTATCATGAAATGGCCCACCAGTATGTGGAAGAAACGCTGGGAATCAAGGACGACATGCCCCATGGAGAAGCATTCAGGAGGGTTTGCCTGGAACATTGCATTGATCCAACGGCCACGGGAGATATAACAACCTGGGTAGAAAAACGGAAGAAGAGATTCTCGGTACGTTCGGAAAATAACACGATACTGGATAAAGTCCATAAATTGCTTGCATTGGCCCAAAGCGCTAACGAATATGAGGCTCAGACTGCCATGGCCAAGGCGCATGAGCTGTTATTGAAACACAACCTGTCGTTATTGGACGCGCAAACAAAAAGGAATTACATCCATAGGCAAATCGGAGAGGTGGGAAGAAGAAATCCCGTTAAATCCATACTTAGCTCCATCATCAGTAAATTTTTTTTCGTGGAAACCATATGGACATTCGGATATGACCAACAGAAAGACCAGAGAGGGAGAATCCTGGAAATTTACGGCACACCGGAAAATGTTGAGATGGCGAAATATGTGTATGATTACCTCCAGAACATATCCGAGTTTTTATGGAGGGAATACAAAGGGCAAAAAAATATACGCGGAAACATTCATCGAAGATCCTTTATTTATGGCCTTCTGGAAGGTTTTTATCATAAGCTTGATTACCGGGTTGCTGAAAACCGGTCTAAAAAACTGATCTGGAAGGGAGACCCCCGACTCAAGGAGTTTTACCGCCAAAGAAATCCCAGGCTGACACGCTCCTCTTCCCGTTATTCCAGAAGTTGTCAGGATGCCTATAATTCAGGCATGTCCCGGGGGAAAAACCTGGTTATCCGTAAAGGGATTCACGATAAAGACAATGCAGAAATCAGATGTTTACAGTAA
- a CDS encoding TIGR00645 family protein — translation MAKTGNRIEKIIENVMYASRWLLAPIYLGLSLMVLATGIKFYQELFHAVPLIIKTKDIDMVLVALSLIDLSLIGGLIVMVMLSGYENFVSRIDIGEKGERLSWLGKLDAGSLKLKIASTIVAISSIYLLKAFMNADQISDNKLMWYVIMHLTFVLSAVGIGTIDKMSKK, via the coding sequence ATGGCTAAAACTGGCAACAGGATAGAAAAAATCATTGAAAATGTAATGTACGCAAGCAGGTGGTTGCTTGCTCCAATATATCTTGGTTTGAGTTTAATGGTGCTTGCGACAGGCATTAAATTTTACCAGGAGCTTTTTCATGCTGTTCCTTTGATCATTAAAACGAAAGACATTGATATGGTTCTCGTGGCGCTTTCCCTTATTGACTTATCACTTATAGGTGGTTTGATCGTTATGGTTATGTTGAGTGGTTATGAAAATTTTGTCTCGCGTATTGATATAGGCGAAAAAGGAGAAAGATTGTCATGGCTAGGCAAACTTGACGCTGGCTCACTGAAACTAAAAATAGCATCGACCATCGTAGCTATTTCATCTATATACTTGCTTAAAGCTTTCATGAATGCCGATCAGATCAGTGATAATAAATTGATGTGGTATGTAATAATGCATCTTACCTTTGTTCTCTCTGCTGTTGGCATAGGCACAATAGATAAAATGAGCAAGAAATAA